The following coding sequences are from one Triticum aestivum cultivar Chinese Spring chromosome 5A, IWGSC CS RefSeq v2.1, whole genome shotgun sequence window:
- the LOC123104165 gene encoding IRK-interacting protein isoform X1, translating to MAMAAAEGFDHAAPSGVPLPATRQEVQAAVAKAVELRALHAALRQRAAAPNAGARSSASRSPATIRLPPVVASPARSRTAATAAADEDYPVFTPTYDEEPMAMAAGLNDICHDNRSRSENWGGITLDRGGVGDDEAAYSDYDDCINGFSSCNSDFHYAPSSSENHLRSRGVNRIHPAFLQSAPLAGRFPASAGRATCAGEFKMPPSCGGAFRPATIGRDHGLNDAEALGFLGSSSRVPFSSSHQPPPSAHSRAKQRGSQILSWLFAKGKKKPKLETPPPTTAVIERGNMSQLLKEWGLLSLDSLRKELAEANAHRDAAQEDAAEMRSSLGELTTKMMSLEAYCLELKKALRQATDHSGGADTQSHSRRSSSRSIGASRELPGNGMPVSHEAMVEGFLQIASEARLSVKQLCKALIQQVEEPDNGLSDKLNLLLRPHQLAIIAGRHCSKAVLYHLEAVMNQTLYQDFENPSFQRNGAARHLDPGQGRRESFASFVALRNLSWSEVLRKGTRYYSEDLSRFCDQKMSCVVAALSWSWPWPEQLLQCFFVATKCVWLLHLLAFSFAPPLPILRVDEGRAFDQAYMEDILPDRRQAQDPLRVKVMVMPGFYVQDRVLKCKVLTTKQQDQ from the exons ATGGCCATGGCGGCCGCCGAGGGCTTCGACCATGCGGCGCCGTCAGGGGTCCCGCTCCCGGCCACCCGGCAGGAGGTCCAGGCCGCCGTCGCCAAGGCCGTCGAGCTGCGCGCGCTCCACGCCGCCCTCCGCCAGCGCGCCGCCGCGCCCAATGCCGGTGCCCGCTCCAGCGCCAGCCGCAGCCCGGCCACCATCCGCCTCCCGCCGGTGGTCGCGTCCCCCGCGCGCTCCCGGACAGCGGCCACCGCCGCCGCAGACGAGGACTACCCCGTGTTTACTCCG ACTTACGACGAGGAGCCCATGGCGATGGCCGCTGGACTCAACGACATCTGCCATGACAACCGGAGCCGGTCAGAGAACTGGGGCGGCATCACCTTGGAccgcggcggcgtcggcgacgacgaggccGCCTACTCCGACTACGACGACTGCATCAACGGCTTCTCCTCCTGCAACAGCGACTTCCACTACGCCCCTTCGTCCAGCGAGAATCACCTCCGGAGCAGAGGCGTGAACCGGATCCATCCGGCCTTTCTGCAGTCCGCGCCGCTGGCCGGCCGTTTCCCGGCCTCGGCCGGGAGGGCGACCTGCGCGGGAGAGTTCAAGATGCCGCCGTCGTGCGGCGGCGCGTTCCGGCCCGCGACGATTGGCAGGGACCACGGTCTGAACGACGCGGAAGCTCTGGGGTTCCTCGGCAGCAGCAGCCGAGTGCCATTTTCATCCAGCCACCAGCCCCCGCCGTCGGCGCACTCCCGGGCGAAGCAAAGAGGGTCGCAGATCCTTTCTTGGCTCTTCGCCAAGGGAAAGAAGAAGCCGAAGCTGGAgacgccgccgccgaccaccgccgtcATCGAGCGCGGGAACATGTCGCAGCTCCTCAAGGAGTGGGGGCTGCTGTCGCTGGACTCCCTTAGGAAGGAGCTCGCGGAGGCCAACGCGCACCGGGACGCCGCGCAGGAGGACGCCGCCGAGATGAGGTCGTCGCTGGGGGAGCTGACCACCAAGATGATGAGCCTGGAAGCCTATTGCTTGGAGCTCAAGAAGGCCCTGCGGCAAGCGACGGACCACAGCGGCGGCGCCGACACGCAGTCCCACTCGCGGCGGTCGTCGTCGAGGTCGATCGGGGCGAGCCGAGAGCTGCCGGGCAACGGCATGCCGGTGAGCCACGAGGCCATGGTGGAAGGCTTCCTGCAGATCGCCTCCGAGGCGCGCCTCTCCGTGAAGCAGCTCTGCAAGGCGCTGATCCAGCAGGTGGAGGAGCCGGACAACGGGCTGTCGGACAAGCTGAACCTGCTGCTCCGGCCGCACCAGCTCGCCATCATCGCCGGCCGGCACTGCTCCAAGGCGGTGCTGTACCACCTGGAGGCGGTCATGAACCAGACGCTGTACCAGGACTTCGAGAACCCGAGCTTCCAGCGGAACGGCGCGGCGAGGCACCTGGACCCGGGGCAGGGCCGGCGGGAGAGCTTCGCGTCCTTCGTGGCGCTGCGCAACCTGAGCTGGAGCGAGGTGCTGCGGAAGGGCACCAGGTACTACAGCGAGGACCTCAGCCGGTTCTGCGACCAGAAGATGAGCTGCGTGGTGGCCGCGCTCAGCTGGTCGTGGCCGTGGCCGGAGCAGCTGCTGCAGTGCTTCTTCGTCGCCACCAAGTGCGTCTGGCTGCTCCACCTGCTCGCCTTCTCCTTCGCGCCGCCGCTGCCCATCCTGCGGGTCGACGAGGGCCGGGCGTTCGACCAGGCGTACATGGAGGACATCCTGCCGGACCGGCGGCAGGCCCAGGACCCGTTGAGGGTGAAGGTCATGGTGATGCCGGGGTTCTATGTCCAAGATCGAGTGCTCAAGTGCAAGGTCCTCACAACAAAACAGCAAGACCAGTAG
- the LOC123104166 gene encoding uncharacterized protein gives MEQEEGRRKREAAVVVVLECVAGSSKAEEWGGGGAVVQEGDVVESVRVGLGSGAASLDAPFKGGRAGLHKALHKAFKRGDTSVEVRVRGGKDLQACILPHPGGASARKQYVLRSLHDPNYVLGFGDRLESECLVLQGTRGTRVASALSRAQLQDGYVTYPWDKKMRDSLRTPNSSCFLSMLVLPKALDLNACRYESFEDTLARANTWLYSSQDSGIPIEFMNLQSEALLTKISGETASATVNSGSLSDMSNLVNATLYGFEDYHGVDIGVVKAARLWYSSTAGEMPLEIQLQEGDTRLGFAVSRTEEGFIYISSVVDDDEDSEAPSTRSGLRDLFNRAKVASKLLIISRVSNEKVLPWMISSSGAVRCFDTISLSQKLSLHRLALQPIQLHLLMWEKPVGVAAQSVVLSPKMPFPLSLPPQVPLSIIESPEHRVDAEQDFVLDSSFRLDDSPVSNWV, from the exons ATGGAGCAGGAGGAGGGACGGAGgaagcgggaggcggcggtggtggtggtgctggagtGCGTGGCGGGGAGCTCCAAGGCGGAggagtggggcggcggcggcgccgtggtGCAGGAGGGCGACGTGGTGGAGTCGGTCCGGGTCGGGCTGGGCTCCGGCGCGGCGTCCCTGGACGCGCCCTTCAAGGGCGGCCGCGCGGGGCTCCACAAGGCCCTGCACAAGGCGTTCAAGCGCGGCGACACCTCCGTGGAGGTGCGCGTCCGCGGCGGCAAGGACCTGCAGGCCTGCATCCTGCCGCACCCCGGCGGCGCCAGCGCCCGCAAGCAGTACGTGCTCCGCTCCCTCCACGACCCCAACTACGTGCTCGGCTTCGGCGATCGCCTCGAGAGCGAGTGCCTCGTCCTCCAAG GCACAAGAGGTACAAGAGTGGCATCGGCGCTGAGCCGGGCGCAGCTCCAGGACGGGTACGTCACGTACCCCTGGGACAAGAAGATGCGCGACTCGCTACGCACGCCCAACTCCAGCTGCTTCCTCTCGATGCTCGTCCTCCCCAAGGCCCTGGACCTCAACGCGTGCCGGTACGAGTCCTTCGAGGACACGTTGGCCCGTGCCAACACATGGCTCTACTCGTCGCAGGACTCAGGGATCCCCATCGAGTTCATGAATCTGCAGAGCGAAGCTCTTCTCACCAAG ATATCTGGGGAGACGGCGTCTGCCACTGTCAACTCCGGGTCGTTGTCCGACATGTCGAACCTCGTGAACGCGACGCTCTACGGTTTCGAGGATTACCATGGGGTGGACATCGGTGtggtgaaggcggcccggctttggTACAGCTCCACGGCAGGAGAAATGCCGCTGGAGATACAGCTTCAGGAAGGTGACACCAGGCTAGGATTCGCCGTGAGCCGCACCGAAGAG GGTTTCATCTACATATCATCGgtggtcgacgacgacgaggacagcGAGGCGCCATCGACGCGGTCAGGGCTCCGCGACCTATTCAACCGGGCGAAAGTGGCGTCCAAACTACTGATCATATCAAGGGTGTCCAACGAGAAGGTCCTCCCCTGGATGATCTCCAGTTCAGGCGCAGTCCGTTGCTTCGACACCATCTCCCTCAGCCAGAAGCTCTCCTTGCACCGCCTCGCGCTGCAGCCCATCCAGCTACACCTGCTCATGTGGGAGAAGCCCGTCGGTGTCGCGGCGCAGAGCGTCGTTCTTTCTCCCAAAATGCCGTTCCCGCTGTCACTGCCTCCTCAGGTACCCCTAAGCATCATCGAGAGCCCTGAACATAGAGTAGATGCTGAGCAAGACTTTGTGTTGGATTCGTCGTTCCGGCTCGATGATTCTCCGGTCAGCAACTGGGTGTGA
- the LOC123104165 gene encoding IRK-interacting protein isoform X2: MLNSESLMVAIGAHQAMIAGDVMLANLTYDEEPMAMAAGLNDICHDNRSRSENWGGITLDRGGVGDDEAAYSDYDDCINGFSSCNSDFHYAPSSSENHLRSRGVNRIHPAFLQSAPLAGRFPASAGRATCAGEFKMPPSCGGAFRPATIGRDHGLNDAEALGFLGSSSRVPFSSSHQPPPSAHSRAKQRGSQILSWLFAKGKKKPKLETPPPTTAVIERGNMSQLLKEWGLLSLDSLRKELAEANAHRDAAQEDAAEMRSSLGELTTKMMSLEAYCLELKKALRQATDHSGGADTQSHSRRSSSRSIGASRELPGNGMPVSHEAMVEGFLQIASEARLSVKQLCKALIQQVEEPDNGLSDKLNLLLRPHQLAIIAGRHCSKAVLYHLEAVMNQTLYQDFENPSFQRNGAARHLDPGQGRRESFASFVALRNLSWSEVLRKGTRYYSEDLSRFCDQKMSCVVAALSWSWPWPEQLLQCFFVATKCVWLLHLLAFSFAPPLPILRVDEGRAFDQAYMEDILPDRRQAQDPLRVKVMVMPGFYVQDRVLKCKVLTTKQQDQ, translated from the exons ATGTTAAATTCAGAGTCTCTCATGGTTGCCATCGGTGCCCACCAGGCTATGATCGCCGGTGATGTGATGCTTGCCAACTTG ACTTACGACGAGGAGCCCATGGCGATGGCCGCTGGACTCAACGACATCTGCCATGACAACCGGAGCCGGTCAGAGAACTGGGGCGGCATCACCTTGGAccgcggcggcgtcggcgacgacgaggccGCCTACTCCGACTACGACGACTGCATCAACGGCTTCTCCTCCTGCAACAGCGACTTCCACTACGCCCCTTCGTCCAGCGAGAATCACCTCCGGAGCAGAGGCGTGAACCGGATCCATCCGGCCTTTCTGCAGTCCGCGCCGCTGGCCGGCCGTTTCCCGGCCTCGGCCGGGAGGGCGACCTGCGCGGGAGAGTTCAAGATGCCGCCGTCGTGCGGCGGCGCGTTCCGGCCCGCGACGATTGGCAGGGACCACGGTCTGAACGACGCGGAAGCTCTGGGGTTCCTCGGCAGCAGCAGCCGAGTGCCATTTTCATCCAGCCACCAGCCCCCGCCGTCGGCGCACTCCCGGGCGAAGCAAAGAGGGTCGCAGATCCTTTCTTGGCTCTTCGCCAAGGGAAAGAAGAAGCCGAAGCTGGAgacgccgccgccgaccaccgccgtcATCGAGCGCGGGAACATGTCGCAGCTCCTCAAGGAGTGGGGGCTGCTGTCGCTGGACTCCCTTAGGAAGGAGCTCGCGGAGGCCAACGCGCACCGGGACGCCGCGCAGGAGGACGCCGCCGAGATGAGGTCGTCGCTGGGGGAGCTGACCACCAAGATGATGAGCCTGGAAGCCTATTGCTTGGAGCTCAAGAAGGCCCTGCGGCAAGCGACGGACCACAGCGGCGGCGCCGACACGCAGTCCCACTCGCGGCGGTCGTCGTCGAGGTCGATCGGGGCGAGCCGAGAGCTGCCGGGCAACGGCATGCCGGTGAGCCACGAGGCCATGGTGGAAGGCTTCCTGCAGATCGCCTCCGAGGCGCGCCTCTCCGTGAAGCAGCTCTGCAAGGCGCTGATCCAGCAGGTGGAGGAGCCGGACAACGGGCTGTCGGACAAGCTGAACCTGCTGCTCCGGCCGCACCAGCTCGCCATCATCGCCGGCCGGCACTGCTCCAAGGCGGTGCTGTACCACCTGGAGGCGGTCATGAACCAGACGCTGTACCAGGACTTCGAGAACCCGAGCTTCCAGCGGAACGGCGCGGCGAGGCACCTGGACCCGGGGCAGGGCCGGCGGGAGAGCTTCGCGTCCTTCGTGGCGCTGCGCAACCTGAGCTGGAGCGAGGTGCTGCGGAAGGGCACCAGGTACTACAGCGAGGACCTCAGCCGGTTCTGCGACCAGAAGATGAGCTGCGTGGTGGCCGCGCTCAGCTGGTCGTGGCCGTGGCCGGAGCAGCTGCTGCAGTGCTTCTTCGTCGCCACCAAGTGCGTCTGGCTGCTCCACCTGCTCGCCTTCTCCTTCGCGCCGCCGCTGCCCATCCTGCGGGTCGACGAGGGCCGGGCGTTCGACCAGGCGTACATGGAGGACATCCTGCCGGACCGGCGGCAGGCCCAGGACCCGTTGAGGGTGAAGGTCATGGTGATGCCGGGGTTCTATGTCCAAGATCGAGTGCTCAAGTGCAAGGTCCTCACAACAAAACAGCAAGACCAGTAG